taaaaaaacttcATACTAGGTTagagtatatatatgaggAAGAGGATATACAAGTAGAAAGTTTAAAAAGAaactttaatttttattcctatgaaaaaagaataaattGGCTAGTTGATGGCTATTTATGTAGGTATGGTTATTTTAATACTAgtgaaatattttgtaaacgATATGAGTTAGACAATTATTCAGATTCGTATATTTATAAGGaatatcttttaatattaaatgaattaagaatgcataatataaaacCTGGATTAGAATGGtgtcaaaaatataaatctcaattaaaaaaaatggattcTACTATTGAATCTGAATTACATCTACAACATGTTATTTActtaatttttgaaaataaatattttgaagcattggaatatttaaaaagttttgTCATCTTTacaaatgataaatttatatcagATGATGTCAAATTTGTAATAACTTACATAAATGTTAATTATACTGATAccgaaaaattaaatacatTTAATCGAAAGagatggaaaaaaatacttaaattatttaagcTAGCTTATTCAGAAATTATAGGAACTATGAATAAACCATTAttagaatttttattaaaatctGGGATATCCGTAATAAAAACAGATCAATGtgaacaatataaaaaaagatcaACAAATTGTCCAACATGTATAGATGAATTAAAATCTGTTATATCTCAAATTCCTAATATTCCAAAAACAAAAagctttttattatgtccTTACACTAATCAGATAATGGATGAAAATAACCCCCCGTTTACTACACCAACTGGTCATGTATTTTCAGAAAAAGCTATATCTATGTTTCTTAAATCCGATgatgtttttatttgccCTCATACGCATGAGCGCTACCGACTCGACGACTTCTCGCGTCTGTTTATTTGATGAAGAAGTTtcaatttatgaaaaatttagaaaaacattttttttttttttttaaagtgtCATATAATTCGTGTTTCATAGTTATAAACTAATTAAAATCGAATGAAATGcaaaaatgtgaaaataCGAAATtgtgtataaaaaaatgaaaccgCCACATTGTCAAAACATTGACGGGACGGTTGAATCACTCAGTGAAAgggattaaaaaaaaagatggaatacaaaatatttatcaatttagttaacttatttataaaacttTAGTAATGATACCCGAAGCTACTGTTTTTCC
This region of Plasmodium chabaudi chabaudi strain AS genome assembly, chromosome: 13 genomic DNA includes:
- a CDS encoding CTLH domain-containing protein, putative yields the protein MDIKKSETDDGKEDISGKTDKDDEYNSEMKESVSSHEIKENILPSETSKNEKKDDQGMSPKEENVLDYVEKKIDEQLNIVKNNNNIIMTLESKMKPNMAQPEEHEKVVDKSESEENDFVDIWKRMNYFALEDETQNESNEQAEKDKVPNDKPTEKETDLKKKKLVINVIDKYFVQIPLKSIMNVFRNIQKEMEKNFTIITLFIEKKLLNLNEKMQLAKINTIIEKLNALKKRVIESKQMLSQFIKKLHTRLEYIYEEEDIQVESLKRNFNFYSYEKRINWLVDGYLCRYGYFNTSEIFCKRYELDNYSDSYIYKEYLLILNELRMHNIKPGLEWCQKYKSQLKKMDSTIESELHLQHVIYLIFENKYFEALEYLKSFVIFTNDKFISDDVKFVITYINVNYTDTEKLNTFNRKRWKKILKLFKLAYSEIIGTMNKPLLEFLLKSGISVIKTDQCEQYKKRSTNCPTCIDELKSVISQIPNIPKTKSFLLCPYTNQIMDENNPPFTTPTGHVFSEKAISMFLKSDDVFICPHTHERYRLDDFSRLFI